The following are encoded in a window of Pedobacter cryoconitis genomic DNA:
- a CDS encoding SGNH/GDSL hydrolase family protein translates to MNSKFIFKSILAVAVVTAASCKPELKTITPSKGSADFTRYIAVGNSLTSGFADGGLYLEGQQNAFPLMIGTQMQTVGGGTFSMPFFNANQADGSGYKKLSSFTATGDPVITDVPAQAVIGSANVPGFGTVPLFTKYAGDLNNYGVPGIRLNNITLTYYGNLNPYFERLLPNTSPANTTSYLSFVNAKPFTFFSMWLGNNDVLGYATGGAAVAADFPTDKALFTQLYNLAASTMIKGGAGGTGAKGVVATIPDVLSTPYFTTVTLKALLTAVQASAPTVQAIFIQPGTGAPRPATAEDYFLLPLKAANVIGKPNAAGLPYGLHPGNPVESKYVLDKAEAAVVADYTNSYNATIKSVAAANGLALVDANALLKVYGAGKVVNGAAVSAAYITGNLFSLDGIHLTPFGYAIVANEFIKSINSQYGSSIPTVDVTKYRGVKFP, encoded by the coding sequence ATGAACTCGAAATTTATATTCAAAAGTATTCTTGCAGTAGCTGTTGTTACAGCTGCATCCTGCAAGCCAGAATTAAAAACAATAACCCCCAGTAAAGGGAGTGCAGATTTTACAAGATATATTGCAGTCGGAAACTCTTTAACTTCGGGTTTCGCCGATGGCGGATTATACCTGGAAGGTCAGCAGAATGCATTTCCATTGATGATTGGTACGCAGATGCAAACCGTTGGTGGTGGTACTTTCAGCATGCCTTTTTTCAATGCAAACCAGGCTGATGGGTCAGGTTATAAAAAATTATCAAGCTTTACAGCTACCGGAGATCCGGTGATTACGGATGTACCTGCGCAGGCAGTGATCGGTTCGGCAAATGTTCCGGGTTTCGGAACAGTTCCTCTTTTTACAAAATATGCGGGTGATCTGAACAATTACGGTGTACCGGGAATCAGGTTAAACAATATTACGCTGACTTATTACGGAAATCTAAATCCTTATTTCGAGCGTTTGTTGCCAAATACTTCACCAGCGAATACAACGTCATATCTTAGTTTTGTGAATGCTAAGCCTTTTACTTTCTTTAGTATGTGGCTTGGTAACAATGACGTGTTGGGTTATGCAACTGGCGGGGCTGCTGTTGCAGCAGATTTTCCTACTGATAAAGCGTTGTTTACGCAATTGTATAATCTTGCTGCAAGCACAATGATTAAAGGTGGAGCTGGTGGTACTGGTGCGAAAGGTGTAGTCGCTACTATTCCTGATGTTTTAAGCACACCTTATTTCACTACAGTTACTTTAAAAGCATTGTTAACAGCTGTTCAGGCTTCTGCGCCTACTGTTCAGGCCATCTTTATTCAGCCTGGTACAGGAGCTCCGAGACCTGCTACGGCAGAAGATTATTTCCTGCTTCCTTTAAAAGCTGCAAATGTGATTGGAAAGCCTAATGCGGCTGGTTTGCCATATGGTTTACATCCTGGAAATCCGGTTGAAAGTAAATATGTACTGGATAAAGCAGAAGCTGCTGTGGTTGCTGATTATACAAATTCTTATAATGCAACGATCAAAAGTGTGGCAGCGGCAAATGGCCTTGCTTTAGTAGACGCCAATGCTTTGCTTAAAGTTTACGGGGCTGGTAAGGTAGTGAACGGTGCGGCAGTTAGTGCAGCATATATTACTGGAAATCTTTTCTCTTTAGATGGGATCCACCTTACTCCATTTGGTTATGCGATTGTAGCGAATGAGTTTATTAAATCTATCAATTCACAGTATGGCTCTAGTATCCCAACTGTAGATGTGACTAAATACAGAGGGGTTAAATTTCCTTAA
- a CDS encoding PadR family transcriptional regulator — protein MIAENTQTQMRKGILEYCVLLIISRGEIYASDIISELKSAKLLVVEGTLYPLLTRLKNNGLLSYNWVESTSGPPRKYYTLTPLGTAMLAQLDGTWQELSFAIAKSKNQTNP, from the coding sequence ATGATAGCAGAAAATACACAAACGCAAATGCGGAAGGGCATACTGGAATATTGTGTGCTCCTGATTATATCAAGAGGAGAAATTTATGCCTCTGATATCATCTCTGAACTAAAATCAGCTAAACTACTGGTAGTGGAGGGGACGCTTTATCCGTTATTGACCAGGTTGAAAAATAACGGGCTACTGAGTTATAACTGGGTAGAATCGACCTCAGGACCTCCCCGTAAATATTATACACTCACCCCTTTGGGCACTGCAATGCTGGCTCAACTGGATGGAACCTGGCAAGAGTTATCATTCGCTATTGCAAAATCAAAGAACCAAACTAACCCTTAA
- a CDS encoding PspC domain-containing protein: MKKTLNINIGNSIIHIEEDAYELLTTYLIEVKQHFGKSVDDFEIVSDIENRIAEMFTEILHTQQKQVIELEDVQVVIGLMGSVKDFEEQSDEEPAAEYNNAYSSTFAERKIYRDTEEAMVAGVCSGLSHYLNMDVSIIRIVAALSVMLGGSGLVAYLVLWVAIPKASTRAERMAMKGEAANLQGFKRSFEEELSSLKDNLKSANEHFRPFVKHSGNFITEFITVLGTFLQGSGKIIFKFIAIILLIIGSIFLLSDFVALASILGVWYSGAAQVFPFNIVNGSYLTIFTVAAFFAIAIPLLGMILLSVRIIFNSRPIHQMLAYGLLLIWLCALSVGIFFIAKTGTEFKEEANFTQTLPLKTYPVYTLEIDKTMFFSKEDSLQYRLNSSDFIGKIIQKDPERSSAAPRNVTIRIEKSEGNVPTLIQSYSSQGRDFAMALSHAKNIRYDFAQQDSLLKFSPEVHLQKKEYWRDQRVELLIKLPVGTKLRINKNLDRYLNGYSLWDCDEENFVDDRYEGVMTEEGLKCQMEKK; encoded by the coding sequence ATGAAGAAGACACTCAACATAAATATTGGCAATTCTATCATTCACATCGAAGAAGATGCCTACGAACTGCTCACCACTTATCTGATTGAGGTTAAACAACATTTCGGAAAAAGTGTAGACGACTTTGAAATCGTTTCTGATATTGAGAACCGCATTGCAGAAATGTTTACGGAGATTCTGCATACGCAGCAGAAGCAAGTCATTGAACTGGAAGATGTGCAGGTAGTGATTGGTTTAATGGGATCTGTTAAAGATTTCGAAGAGCAGTCTGATGAAGAGCCAGCAGCAGAGTACAATAACGCCTATTCTTCCACATTTGCTGAACGTAAAATTTACAGAGATACTGAAGAGGCAATGGTTGCAGGAGTATGTTCTGGTTTGAGCCATTATCTGAATATGGATGTGAGTATTATCCGTATTGTGGCTGCTTTATCGGTAATGTTAGGGGGCTCAGGTTTGGTTGCTTATCTTGTTTTATGGGTTGCGATCCCTAAAGCTTCTACCCGGGCAGAACGTATGGCTATGAAAGGGGAGGCTGCAAACCTGCAAGGATTTAAAAGAAGTTTTGAAGAAGAGTTGTCCAGCTTAAAAGATAACCTGAAAAGCGCGAATGAGCACTTCCGCCCTTTCGTGAAACATTCCGGTAACTTTATCACAGAGTTCATCACTGTTTTAGGGACTTTTTTACAAGGCTCCGGAAAGATTATTTTTAAGTTCATTGCCATTATCCTGCTAATTATTGGTTCCATATTTTTACTGAGTGATTTTGTGGCACTGGCTTCGATTCTTGGCGTATGGTATTCAGGAGCAGCGCAGGTATTTCCTTTTAACATTGTCAACGGATCTTATCTGACTATTTTTACCGTAGCAGCTTTCTTCGCGATAGCCATTCCTTTATTGGGCATGATTTTGCTTTCAGTGCGAATTATATTTAACAGCCGTCCTATCCATCAGATGTTGGCTTACGGGTTGCTGTTAATCTGGTTATGTGCACTCTCAGTTGGCATTTTCTTTATCGCAAAAACCGGGACTGAATTTAAAGAGGAAGCAAACTTTACACAGACTTTACCGCTAAAGACTTACCCGGTTTATACGCTGGAAATTGATAAAACGATGTTTTTCAGCAAAGAAGATAGTTTACAATACCGTTTAAATTCATCTGATTTTATCGGAAAGATTATTCAGAAAGATCCTGAAAGATCTTCTGCTGCACCGAGAAATGTAACGATCAGAATAGAGAAAAGTGAAGGGAATGTACCGACACTGATCCAAAGCTACAGTTCACAGGGAAGAGATTTTGCTATGGCTTTAAGTCATGCAAAGAATATCCGTTACGATTTTGCACAGCAGGATTCCCTATTGAAATTTAGTCCGGAAGTACATTTGCAAAAAAAGGAATACTGGAGAGATCAGCGGGTTGAATTACTGATTAAACTGCCGGTAGGTACTAAACTCCGCATCAATAAAAACCTCGATCGCTATCTGAATGGCTATTCTCTTTGGGATTGTGACGAGGAAAATTTTGTAGATGACCGGTACGAAGGGGTGATGACTGAGGAAGGATTGAAGTGCCAGATGGAGAAAAAATAG
- a CDS encoding CBS domain-containing protein — translation MKTVKQLLSTKSAQIFSVTAETSVLDALSVMMEKNISALLILEGTQLSGIFTERDYARKIVLQGKTSADTPLSEVMTGNPITVAPDDSLDRCMEIMTDKHIRHLPVLADHQIIGMVSIGDVVKFIIEDQKQTISQLEGYINS, via the coding sequence ATGAAAACCGTAAAACAACTACTCAGCACTAAATCAGCACAGATCTTTTCGGTTACGGCAGAAACATCTGTTCTGGATGCCCTGAGCGTAATGATGGAGAAAAACATCAGCGCGCTGCTTATTCTGGAAGGCACTCAGTTATCAGGAATATTTACTGAGCGGGACTACGCCAGGAAAATCGTTCTTCAGGGAAAAACTTCAGCAGATACACCTTTAAGCGAAGTTATGACCGGCAATCCGATTACAGTTGCCCCGGATGATAGTCTGGATCGTTGTATGGAGATTATGACGGATAAACACATCAGGCACTTACCAGTTCTGGCTGACCATCAGATTATTGGGATGGTTTCGATTGGCGATGTGGTTAAATTCATCATTGAGGATCAAAAGCAGACCATTTCCCAATTAGAAGGTTATATCAACAGCTAG
- the rlmF gene encoding 23S rRNA (adenine(1618)-N(6))-methyltransferase RlmF → MSVEKLVLHPRNLHRSRYDFPQLINSCPQLEQFVFINPYGDQSVDFSNPEAVKTLNKALLIYFYGLSDWDIPENYLCPPIPGRADYIHYLADLLALANGNEIPKGNSVKVLDIGVGANCVYPIIGHQEYGWSFVGSDVDKRAISSAENIAAINPPLAKDLTFRLQSSASSIFKGVVKPGELFDLTLCNPPFHASAEEAQLGSQRKVRNLGKQKGREVVLNFGGQSSELWCKGGEVEFIRRMIEESAQIAKQCAWFTTLVSKSAHLSTVYYALDKVGVKGVRTVEMAQGQKQSRFVAWTFLTADEQSEWSKKRWKK, encoded by the coding sequence ATGTCCGTTGAAAAACTAGTACTGCATCCCCGAAATCTACACCGTTCAAGGTATGATTTTCCACAATTAATTAACAGTTGTCCGCAACTGGAGCAATTTGTCTTTATTAACCCTTATGGTGATCAATCTGTTGATTTCTCAAACCCTGAAGCGGTAAAAACTTTGAATAAAGCCTTATTGATCTATTTTTATGGATTATCAGATTGGGATATTCCTGAAAACTATTTATGTCCGCCAATTCCCGGCAGAGCAGATTATATCCATTACCTGGCAGATTTACTGGCGCTGGCTAACGGGAACGAGATCCCTAAAGGAAATTCAGTGAAAGTGCTGGATATCGGTGTCGGTGCAAACTGTGTTTATCCGATTATCGGACATCAGGAATACGGCTGGTCATTTGTTGGTTCAGATGTAGACAAGCGTGCAATCAGTTCGGCAGAGAATATTGCTGCAATTAACCCGCCGCTGGCTAAGGATTTAACTTTCAGATTGCAGAGCTCTGCTTCCAGTATATTCAAAGGGGTAGTTAAACCCGGAGAATTATTTGACCTGACTTTGTGCAACCCGCCTTTTCATGCTTCGGCAGAAGAAGCGCAGCTGGGCAGTCAGCGTAAAGTGCGTAACCTGGGCAAACAAAAAGGAAGAGAAGTTGTCCTTAATTTTGGTGGTCAGAGTTCGGAATTGTGGTGCAAAGGCGGCGAAGTAGAGTTTATCCGAAGGATGATTGAAGAAAGCGCGCAAATCGCTAAACAATGCGCCTGGTTTACTACTTTAGTGTCAAAAAGTGCACATTTATCAACTGTTTATTATGCACTGGATAAGGTTGGCGTTAAAGGCGTAAGGACTGTAGAAATGGCTCAGGGACAGAAACAAAGTCGTTTTGTAGCCTGGACTTTTTTAACAGCAGACGAGCAGTCGGAATGGAGTAAAAAGCGATGGAAAAAATAA
- a CDS encoding carboxypeptidase regulatory-like domain-containing protein, with translation MNYFKISFALFILCFTLGFQASAQQDTVMLSNILNKSKIIAEQHPVEKVYLHFDKPYYSVADTMFFKAYLTFEQNIPSPLSKVVYVDVINSQDSLVKSLKLPVTNSVAYGSLELDMVNFKQGNYYVRAYTVWMFNSSPDYFFTKTIPIGEAIDKKLITHLTYNNVQTDKSQVINAQIQFKNLDKAILANKPVNWSVMSNYEVVSKGRGVTDQNGILKISITPKKNEFITKGDLTTELNMGNQEVLNSSFVLKPKATSTDIQFFPEGGELVKGIPTQIAFKAIKQDGMGIEVKGTIADSDGNQITAFSSGHLGMGAFYLNAEGGKTYKATVTFSDGSKKVVDLPKPVESGISVQANTANPDVINFKIVASDTYFQQNQGKSVYLIAQNAGQVYYAAQTKLQTQVTAAKIPTDKFPSGIVQLTLFSATGEPISERLAFVLHKNAMNLTLKSDLPAYKVRQKVRMTVSAKDSTQRLVGNFSLSVTDQQKVPVDETTETTILSSLLLTSDLQGFVERPNYYFVKTDEKKRAELDILMLTQGYRRFSYKEIMANRFPANTYLPEQGMSITGILRDRTGMPVRKGALRLTSPGRTLSSETLTTNSGLFAFPNLVFEDGAELLINAKYNAAGSNMMIVLDNPPSPEVTSNPYPATEVINIDSTLSAYLDNSKKQYSNLRTLKEVKITGATVKKPSHTDYTALTGLSLMPDHMIEGERLSGCNDLLTCLKSMAMGLTFDTDRFFITRDYMQGNKSTPVQVFINGNAVDAINLGSVQPADVESIEIFLKDQLGLVFKNYNCNGVLVVNTKKIPKSNMSLADLKKMMPQSNMLKFTPKGYTKVREFYAPKYLTQTSSYTGNDLRTTVYWNPKIVTNATGDTVLEFYNADGKGTYRAVIEGVDANGNVGRYVYRYTVK, from the coding sequence ATGAACTACTTTAAAATATCATTTGCATTATTTATACTTTGCTTCACACTGGGATTCCAGGCATCAGCACAACAGGATACCGTTATGCTCAGCAATATTCTTAATAAATCAAAGATCATTGCAGAACAGCACCCTGTAGAAAAAGTCTATCTCCACTTTGATAAACCATACTACAGCGTTGCAGATACCATGTTCTTCAAAGCCTATCTTACTTTTGAACAGAATATTCCTTCGCCATTGAGTAAAGTAGTTTATGTAGATGTGATCAACAGCCAGGATTCACTGGTCAAATCACTCAAATTACCAGTCACCAACAGCGTAGCTTACGGAAGTCTGGAGCTTGACATGGTGAACTTTAAACAAGGCAATTATTATGTGAGAGCTTATACCGTCTGGATGTTCAACTCCAGTCCGGATTATTTCTTCACCAAGACTATTCCGATCGGAGAAGCCATAGACAAGAAATTGATTACCCATTTAACCTACAATAACGTACAAACCGATAAAAGCCAGGTCATCAATGCGCAGATTCAGTTTAAGAATCTCGACAAGGCTATCCTTGCCAATAAACCAGTCAACTGGAGCGTCATGTCAAATTATGAGGTGGTGAGTAAAGGCAGAGGAGTCACAGACCAGAACGGTATTTTAAAAATAAGTATTACTCCTAAAAAGAATGAATTCATCACTAAAGGCGATCTGACTACTGAGCTCAACATGGGCAACCAGGAAGTGCTGAACTCTTCTTTTGTACTTAAACCAAAAGCAACAAGTACAGATATCCAATTTTTCCCTGAAGGCGGGGAACTTGTGAAAGGTATCCCGACACAAATCGCTTTTAAAGCCATTAAACAAGACGGAATGGGGATAGAAGTCAAAGGAACTATTGCAGACAGTGATGGGAACCAGATTACTGCTTTTAGTTCTGGCCACCTTGGAATGGGCGCTTTCTACCTGAATGCAGAAGGTGGTAAAACTTATAAAGCAACTGTTACTTTCAGTGATGGCTCTAAGAAAGTGGTTGACCTGCCAAAACCAGTTGAATCCGGAATTTCGGTACAGGCAAATACTGCGAATCCTGATGTGATCAATTTCAAGATCGTAGCCAGCGATACCTACTTCCAGCAAAATCAAGGTAAAAGTGTTTATTTAATCGCACAAAATGCTGGTCAGGTATACTATGCAGCACAAACCAAATTACAGACACAGGTTACCGCAGCAAAAATACCAACCGATAAATTTCCTTCGGGAATTGTTCAGCTTACACTTTTCTCTGCAACAGGAGAACCAATCAGTGAGCGTTTAGCTTTTGTACTGCATAAAAATGCAATGAACCTGACTTTAAAATCAGATCTTCCTGCTTATAAAGTCAGACAAAAAGTAAGAATGACTGTTTCTGCCAAAGATTCTACACAACGTTTAGTAGGGAATTTCTCACTCAGTGTAACCGATCAGCAGAAAGTTCCGGTAGATGAAACTACAGAAACTACGATATTAAGTTCCTTATTACTGACCTCAGATTTACAGGGCTTTGTAGAGCGCCCAAATTATTATTTCGTAAAAACTGATGAAAAGAAACGTGCAGAACTTGATATTCTAATGCTGACTCAGGGTTACCGCCGCTTCTCTTACAAAGAAATCATGGCAAACAGGTTCCCTGCAAACACTTATCTTCCTGAACAGGGAATGAGTATCACGGGTATCCTGAGAGACAGAACTGGAATGCCGGTCAGAAAAGGAGCCTTACGTTTAACCAGTCCCGGGAGAACGCTTTCTTCAGAAACACTGACTACAAACTCTGGTCTTTTCGCCTTCCCTAACCTGGTTTTCGAAGATGGCGCAGAATTACTGATTAATGCAAAATATAATGCAGCAGGAAGTAACATGATGATTGTCCTGGATAATCCGCCATCCCCGGAGGTGACCAGCAATCCTTATCCGGCTACTGAAGTTATCAATATTGACAGTACACTTTCAGCTTACCTTGATAACAGTAAAAAACAATACAGCAATCTGCGTACGCTTAAGGAAGTCAAAATTACCGGAGCAACAGTTAAAAAACCAAGTCATACAGATTATACTGCCTTAACAGGATTAAGTTTGATGCCAGATCATATGATTGAGGGAGAAAGATTAAGTGGCTGTAATGACCTCTTAACGTGCCTTAAGTCTATGGCCATGGGACTTACCTTCGATACAGACAGATTTTTCATTACCCGTGATTATATGCAGGGTAATAAAAGCACACCAGTACAGGTATTCATTAATGGAAATGCAGTAGATGCGATCAACCTGGGCAGTGTTCAGCCAGCAGATGTAGAGTCTATAGAAATTTTCTTAAAAGATCAGCTTGGGCTTGTTTTCAAGAATTACAACTGTAATGGCGTATTGGTCGTAAACACAAAAAAGATTCCTAAGTCAAATATGAGCCTTGCCGACTTAAAGAAAATGATGCCACAAAGCAACATGCTTAAGTTTACCCCTAAAGGATATACGAAAGTGAGAGAGTTTTATGCCCCTAAATACCTGACGCAAACCAGCTCTTATACAGGAAACGATTTGAGGACCACTGTTTACTGGAACCCTAAAATCGTAACCAATGCTACTGGTGACACCGTACTTGAGTTTTATAACGCAGACGGTAAAGGAACCTACAGAGCAGTAATTGAGGGCGTAGATGCCAATGGTAATGTTGGTCGTTATGTATACCGGTATACCGTTAAATAG
- a CDS encoding OmpP1/FadL family transporter, protein MKKILLSFLLAVPILGYSQSYQVNLQGQKQTAMGGAGTGVALDEAAVFFNPGAVSFLKKNGVQAGGSAIFLKAAFRENGSNITEYTKEKLTVDPSVYAVFGNPNNRLRFGLGVYVPFGGAVHWDPNWTGKYTVTSLDLQAIYVQPTLSYKITDHIGIGAGFVYTNGKVDLKRGVPLTLNDGTSGTAQLKGHSNDFGWNAGIYVETVSGVTIGVTHRSQVTAQVKDGDAIFRVPQALQDGFPTKFNASLPLPATSSIGLGFYPSSKTIIAVDANWVHWSKYKVLAFDYNNNSRIPNTSSPRNYHDGGALRVGIQNMATERLALRLGAAYAFTPVGKGYVTPEVPDANRILLSAGLGYKASERFSIDLSFLYENVKSRNETNIETNLSGDFKTVAYIPGIALSYKW, encoded by the coding sequence ATGAAAAAGATTTTACTAAGTTTTTTACTGGCGGTGCCTATTCTGGGCTACTCGCAATCCTATCAGGTTAACCTTCAGGGACAAAAGCAGACCGCAATGGGCGGTGCAGGTACAGGAGTTGCTTTAGATGAAGCGGCTGTTTTTTTTAACCCTGGTGCAGTGTCTTTCCTTAAAAAGAATGGTGTACAGGCTGGTGGAAGTGCAATTTTCCTGAAAGCAGCTTTTAGAGAGAATGGCTCGAACATTACAGAATATACAAAAGAAAAATTAACAGTAGACCCATCGGTTTATGCGGTGTTCGGTAATCCGAATAACAGACTCCGTTTTGGACTGGGTGTTTATGTACCGTTTGGTGGTGCTGTACACTGGGACCCAAACTGGACTGGTAAATATACAGTGACTTCATTAGACCTTCAGGCTATTTACGTACAGCCTACTTTGAGTTACAAGATCACTGATCATATTGGTATCGGTGCTGGTTTTGTTTATACCAATGGAAAAGTTGATTTAAAAAGAGGTGTGCCACTTACTTTAAACGACGGTACTTCGGGTACTGCCCAGCTTAAAGGTCATTCCAATGATTTCGGCTGGAATGCAGGTATCTATGTAGAGACTGTGTCTGGCGTAACCATCGGGGTAACGCACCGTTCACAAGTAACTGCACAGGTAAAAGACGGAGATGCTATATTCAGGGTTCCACAAGCATTACAAGACGGGTTTCCTACTAAATTCAATGCGAGCCTGCCTTTACCAGCAACATCTTCTATTGGTTTAGGATTTTATCCATCTTCAAAAACAATTATTGCTGTGGATGCAAACTGGGTTCACTGGAGTAAATACAAAGTACTGGCCTTTGATTATAACAACAATTCAAGAATTCCAAACACGAGTTCTCCAAGAAATTACCATGATGGAGGTGCTTTACGTGTAGGTATTCAGAATATGGCTACCGAGCGTTTAGCTTTAAGATTAGGTGCGGCGTATGCATTTACACCTGTTGGAAAAGGATATGTAACACCAGAGGTTCCGGATGCTAACCGTATTCTGCTAAGTGCAGGTTTAGGTTACAAGGCATCTGAGCGTTTCAGTATTGATTTATCTTTCTTGTATGAAAATGTTAAATCAAGAAATGAAACGAATATAGAGACCAATTTAAGCGGGGATTTCAAAACCGTTGCTTATATCCCTGGCATTGCTTTATCTTATAAATGGTAA
- a CDS encoding putative sensor domain DACNV-containing protein, translating into MIYKPTYQAAQIIAPKVEAIFAQHLAAARESGEEDLAPLPSAEIVEAIIDATFWASIRKEEGHSPKISLAFLPPAQGGSPLLFKNRLPLNPTILTKIAPGVERAGIHIGVWQEDGELYIWGTTTSIPNFCFVLDVSEPALLVIKHRRIYGFGKFTNIAVLKGDQIKIVDVNSARHPDCPPMLLSLLDLTAPSYWNDTVNVLIQLAVSMRSHQRGGTLLVVPNGTKNWLQSIIKPIQYAIQPAFCGLSNLLKQDRKQASQIFWQTVLKREVEHLAGLTAIDGATVISADYELLAFGAKIGRAKGKELIEELSFIEPIAGGGAVVMHPAKVGGTRHLSAAQFIQDQNDAIALVASQDGHFTIYSWSPIQERVMAHRIDTLLL; encoded by the coding sequence ATGATCTATAAACCCACTTATCAGGCAGCTCAAATTATCGCTCCTAAAGTTGAAGCCATCTTTGCGCAGCATCTGGCTGCGGCAAGGGAAAGTGGAGAGGAAGATCTTGCTCCTTTGCCCTCGGCAGAGATTGTTGAGGCGATTATTGATGCCACCTTTTGGGCGAGTATCCGTAAGGAAGAAGGTCATTCTCCAAAGATATCACTGGCTTTTCTGCCACCTGCACAAGGAGGGAGCCCATTGTTGTTTAAAAACCGTTTGCCACTTAACCCGACCATCTTAACCAAGATTGCTCCCGGTGTGGAACGCGCTGGTATTCATATCGGTGTATGGCAGGAAGATGGAGAACTTTATATCTGGGGGACAACGACCAGTATTCCTAATTTTTGTTTCGTATTAGATGTCTCTGAACCCGCACTGCTGGTGATTAAACACCGCAGGATTTATGGGTTCGGAAAATTTACCAATATAGCCGTACTCAAAGGCGACCAGATTAAGATTGTTGATGTGAACAGTGCAAGGCATCCGGATTGTCCGCCCATGTTATTGTCACTGCTGGATCTTACAGCCCCTTCTTACTGGAATGATACGGTAAATGTGCTGATTCAGCTGGCGGTATCTATGCGCTCTCATCAGCGTGGAGGAACTTTGCTGGTTGTGCCTAATGGGACTAAGAACTGGCTGCAATCGATTATCAAACCCATTCAGTATGCGATACAACCTGCATTTTGTGGATTATCTAATTTACTGAAGCAGGACCGGAAACAAGCGAGCCAGATCTTTTGGCAAACTGTGTTGAAGAGGGAAGTAGAACATCTGGCTGGTTTAACGGCTATAGATGGAGCAACTGTGATCAGTGCTGACTATGAACTTTTGGCATTTGGTGCAAAGATTGGCCGTGCAAAAGGTAAAGAGCTGATTGAAGAGTTATCATTTATAGAACCTATTGCTGGTGGTGGGGCGGTGGTGATGCACCCGGCCAAGGTAGGGGGGACACGTCACCTTTCTGCTGCACAGTTTATACAGGATCAGAATGATGCAATAGCGCTGGTAGCCTCACAGGATGGACATTTTACCATTTATTCCTGGTCACCAATACAGGAAAGAGTGATGGCACACCGGATTGATACGCTACTGTTGTAG
- a CDS encoding NAD(P)H-dependent oxidoreductase: MSLIDALKWRYATKKMNGEKVPQAEVDQIIEAARLAPTSSGLQPFKVIVVTNQELKAKIQTIAFGQSQIVDSSHLLIFAAWENYTEQNIRASFARNNAERGLPDETPSDYEIQLSSNYTTRTEEVNFNHAARQAYIGFGVALAEAALLKVDATPMEGFNPAELDELLGLRQRGLRSVTLLPLGYRSESEDWLVNLKKVRTPKNEFVIEYN; this comes from the coding sequence ATGAGCTTAATAGATGCGCTTAAATGGCGGTACGCAACAAAAAAAATGAACGGAGAAAAGGTCCCACAAGCTGAGGTTGACCAAATTATTGAAGCTGCACGTCTTGCACCAACTTCATCTGGCCTTCAGCCATTTAAAGTAATTGTAGTGACAAACCAGGAATTGAAGGCAAAAATCCAGACTATTGCTTTTGGACAATCTCAAATCGTTGATTCTTCACACCTGCTTATTTTTGCAGCATGGGAAAACTATACGGAACAAAACATCAGAGCTTCTTTTGCCCGTAATAATGCAGAACGTGGTCTTCCTGATGAAACACCTTCAGACTATGAAATTCAGTTAAGTTCAAACTATACCACAAGAACTGAAGAAGTGAACTTTAACCATGCCGCAAGACAGGCATATATTGGTTTTGGTGTAGCACTTGCAGAAGCTGCTTTGTTAAAAGTAGATGCAACGCCAATGGAAGGATTTAACCCAGCAGAACTTGACGAATTGTTAGGTTTAAGACAAAGAGGCCTTCGCAGCGTTACGTTGTTACCATTAGGTTACAGAAGCGAAAGCGAAGACTGGTTAGTGAACCTGAAAAAAGTGCGTACACCAAAAAATGAATTCGTTATCGAATATAACTAA